The following is a genomic window from Heliangelus exortis chromosome 13, bHelExo1.hap1, whole genome shotgun sequence.
agctccctgcagctgctgttgatGCTCACCAGAGGTGTGAGCCAGGGCCAGGTCTACTTCGGAGCAGCAGGTACAGCCTGAGCAACCAGGGGTGGGTGGCAGAGGCCTGGCACAGGTTAATACACTGGTGGGTAGGCAGGCCACAGCAGGGGAGGGTGTGAGTCTGTCCCATCCCTGTGGGAATGACCCCATTGTGGGGGGAATTCTCAGTATGGGACTGGGCCCAGGGGACCCGTGACCTGTTCCCTCCTACACACAGACCCTGAGGCTGCACCTTGCCCCAATCCCCACCCTGCCATCTTCCCTTCACAAATAGGGATGAAGCCTTTTTTGTCACtaccttccttccttcacctTCAAATTCTCTCCAGGACCCAGAGCCACTGGCTCATTTTTTGGCCACTTCCTAGCACAAAAATCACCCTGAGCTACCCCATCATTTGTCAGCCACTAAGGACTTTCAAAGGGAAGGTCCCTATGCTGTCTCTGGCCCTGCATTCTGGGGTCTCCTGGAACTGGGCATTGACCCCTAGGGCCTGAGCCACCTATCCCCTGCCCTGGCCTCCATCCCTGTCAACCCTGGGCAGTAATTCTCAGTTGTTACTGGCTCAGACCTAGCATCACTGCAGCTGAGAAGCCAGAATCAGGGACAGGAAAACTCGGAAGACTCAGGGTGGGGGGGAGGTTTCCCAAGTGGCTCTGGGCCGTTTTATTCCATCAGCAAAGCTGTGTTGGGTCACATTCCTTGGCTTCTGGCCTTTCAATTTTTGACCGGTTTGCCCAGGTTTGTACCTGTGGGAACTCCTGGGAGCTATGCCATAGGGCAGCCTGGCACCCCAACCTGCCCCCAGTCAGAGTCAAAATGGCAGCAGGAGTGACTGAAAGGCATGAACCTGGCCAAGAGGCaaggcaggaggaaagaagggCTGGGATTTGCTGCTCCCCCCATACACAAAGGCAGCTTCAGAGACAGGCGCAGATGAATTTCCCATACCAGATGCATTTCCGACACGAGGTTTGTTTCCCACGGCAGCTGCGTTTCCCCTCTCTCCCGGGGGTGCTGAGGGATTAGCAGGACACAGGGTTGAGGACCCTGAAGCCTGATCCCAGGGGAAGCCAGCTGAGCTGGCTGAGGATGCCCAGGgccagcccccagcagcatctcctgcctgGGACCgtggcaggggggggtctccTTGCTGAGTCAGGGAGGTCAGGATCTGGATGCTGTTCCTCCCAGGAATGAGGGGCACTGGGAGCAGAGGCCCAGGCTGCCTGGGTTCCCTGAGCAGGGCCATCCAACTCGTGCCTGGGTGCTGCGGTGGAGCTGGTGCCAGGACTGGGGGCCATCTGGAAATGTTTCATGGACAGCAACGAGGTACCCAGCCAGAGACAAAGCCCAGCATTTCAGCAGGGCCCTGACTCTTCGCCCGAggttcctgctctgccctgtgtGCCTGCAGTGGGGTCAGCTTGCCACCAGCCATCCTGGGGAGgacagccctgctgcaagggaAAGGGATTTTAGTGGCTCAGGACAGCGCAAGCCCCCCTGAGCCTGGCCCTGGCAGGCACCGGACAGCTCTGCCAGGATCCACCCCCAGCAGGCAGGCCCCAGCTTCCCAAAAATAGGCTGGAGAAGTGCGACCCAGAAAACACCCCATGAGCTCTGCATCCTGCAGGCCCTCCCGTGCTGGGATGGTGCTGTCCACTGCGGGACAGAGCTCCATGGGTAGGGGTGATGGCGTGACCAGGGCCTGGCAAGGGCTCAGCCTGCTTGGAACCATCACAGGATGCTTCCTTTggccttctcctcttcctctgcaaaCTGGGGCACAATCCCTTTTAAGCTGCTGAGGAGAGCACCCGGAAAGACACAGGAAGATGGGCTGGGCATGGAAGAACAACTGGGGCGAGGACACACCAAGAAAAAATGGGCAGGCCTCAAGGCTAGAGGAAATTATGCTGAGGATGGAGGGAAGCATGGCAGGGCCCTGGGAGGGGTTAAACTTGCTGCCTGTGCTTGATGCAGGCAGGACtgatgcagcagctcagggtgctgctggagcagggatcAGCGCCAGCACAGCCCCGCTGGAGACAGTGTGTATGTGACAGTGAAGCAGCCGCGCTGCAGGTCTGCTTCAGCACAACTTAGCATCCATCATCTTCTCACACCTCGTGGCTCCGAGGCTCTCCCCATCACAACCCAGAGTAGTCTCAGCACACACAGTCACTCCTTCATCCAACTAAAATCTTGCTTGGGTGAGACCTCCCCCCCTTGCAGCATACAGGAGAAGCCCTCAACCATCTCCCACAGGTAGCAGTAGGGCAAGATAGTAAGCTCTCCCTGCATGCTGAAGTGGCAAAAGTCCGAAGTACAGTTATTCAGTAGCCAAtagaaaaattcaaatatttgtcacctccagcacagcctgcCCCATGCCAGACAGCAACTGCAGAGGATTCACATTGCCCTGGGGTTGCAGTCCCTGTACAAAGATGACAACATTTGGCCCAAGACATCTAAGGAGATACAAAATAGAAGGCAGGGAGGGCAAGgagcagatttttaatttttctttttattcctgcaAATCACATCCAAGGTCAGGCACTGTTGGTTTGTTATCCATTTAACGGGAAGGGGACAAAAACCAAGGGGAAAACTACAGGCAGGGACAGAAGCCTGTCGTGTCCTGCCACTCCACAGGGCCAGGCTCTCACACAGGCTGTCTCTGCCCCAATGGCAGATCAAACAGACAAAAGAAAGCTTTCCAGGAAAAGCCTGTCATCTGCCTCCTCTGACATCTGCTTAGGCAGAGCCACCAGAGCCCAGGGATGTCCCAGCCCTGGCTTGCAACATGCTGCAactgcttcagctgctccagctcacCCTGAGCATGTCCGCTCCCCTGCCCAGCTCAAGGAGGATCGCTCCCTTCGACACTTCCTTCCTGCTCTACACTCACCATCCTTCACCAGACAAGATTCCAAAGGGAAGCTCTGCTTCTGGTGTAGAAAGAGGGCTCCCAGCACTTGAGTCCTCATCAAAGTGCCCACGTGCAAGACAACTTTGTCCCCACCAATAGAAGAAGAAGGTGACAAGGTGACAAGTCAGCAGAGACAAGGAAAACTCATCTGTGGGCAGGCCCCGCTTTGCTCCAGGTTGAGTTCAGGGCTCCTCACAAAAATTCCTGCCAGAAGGACCCATCTAAGCTCTCCCCAGAGGCAGTCAGATCAAGGCTCTGGGGAGCCCAACCCCTCTTCATGATTTAAGGTCACTCACTCAAGAGCAAGTGCAACTCCTTCGGGAGAAGGGGCAACTCCAGCAAGGGCCCTGCcggggcagggaaaggcaggagtGGCCCCTTGCAAGCTCTTGGACACCAATCACTGCCAAAAACATGTACTCATGAGCTCTGTGGAAAAGGATGCATCATTTACCCAGCCAGATAAATCATGCATCCTTTTTCATGCATGATTTACCCTGccctcagcagctcccccagccctaGCAAGCTTTGCAAAAGCGGCAGGAAAGCCTCGCCAAGGACTTCATGAAGGCCAATCCTTGGCATATGATACAGTGTGATTATACTTAACAAATCTCAAGTCCAGCTGAGCCTCCACAGATGTCAAACCAAGATGGCTGGTGCCTCCACATGCAGGCTTTCTTGGCTTGGCTACCAAGCTACTAACATTGGAAAAGTCTTCTCCAGAAAGCCTTCcagaagtggaagaaaagaCCTCCAGCACCACGGGGCACCATGGGGCCAGCACCCCCTGTTCAAAGCTCAGCAGCTTTAAAGGTGCAAATGCAGCAGCTGTACTGATGTGCTGAGTAGGCCACGCGGGTCAAGTGTGGTccacacagaggagctgctgacCACAAAGATACAGACACGCCAATCCCTTAAACTAGGCAGGGTGTCAATAGTCAAGATTAATCCCAGACTCCGGGGCAGATATTCCCCAAGAGCCTCTCCTTCTTCTGGGGGAGACCAGCTTTTTTTCATGGGAAAGTAAAGAAAGCCTTTGCCATTCACTGCCCAGCCCAAACTCAGGGAAGGATCAGTACCCAGGACCTGCCTTAGGTACCTGCCCACCTGTATAGCTGCAGTGGGCTGGCCCCAGGGACAGGCACTGCCATTCCCAGGCTCTCTgttcctggcacagctctgctgcctctcttcCACAAGCCTCTCCACAACAAAGGCAGATTGCTTTTtgaggcagggaagggcagctcCCGAACAGGAAAAGACTTCCTCTCCTGCTATACTAAACCTCCCCTTTGATCCCTGGGGAAAGGGACAGTTTGGCAGCTGGAAGACTATTGTGTGCTTCTTAATATAAGTAGCTGCTAAAGGACTGGGTGAGAGCTGGGGGGAGTTGTTCACTACACAGTGAACTGAGCTGTGCCCCAAGAGGCAGGCAAGACCAATGTGTCACTGCTGCAAAAAGAGATTCAAgtaagaagggaaggaaaacccACTTCCATGTACTAAAAGCGAACAGCATAAATTTGTGTCATAGGTAGAGAGGGCCACAAACCTCACGGACTGGAAACATGCTGTCTTCTCTGTGGCAActctgtggtggttttttttttcctctctccagatTGCTGCTTTTCACACCTGTGCTCTATCTCACACACTGATATTGTCAAAGTCAAATTCAGAGGCAAATCCTAACATTGGGGCTCTGAAAGAAATCTCTCAACACTTTCTGAAACGCAAGTCAAAGGATCCATCAAAAGAAGTCAGGAGCAGATTTACGGAATCAAACGTTTAATAACTTTCCAAGAGTCTATTTTGCATCCATATTTAGAGCATATATAAAATAAGAGATGGAaaccaaggaaagaaacaaataaaattggTATCTTCAAAAGGGCACACTTAACCTCATTATTCCTGCTGGGAGGAATCCCCTCTTTGGAGGCACTTCACTTCCATgagcatttgttttccttctgaccCCAAACATTTCCTCCACCTCTTCCCAATGTGGTGTTATTGCTGGAcggagaaggaagaagaaaggagacaTTTATTAGACTTAGCAAACCAAGACTGAGAGGGCTCCAAGCATTCCCCAGACTGTCCTAAAGATTGTTACAGgccagcaggcagggacagaaCCCTGAACAGAAGTTCTCACCTTTATCACTGCTTTCTACCGCTCACTATGATCACCACCTAACATCCTCCCTCAGCTCTTTGAACTTTTGTCCAGGAATCTTCTCTGCATAGCCTTGCCTGTCTCTTTCCTGCATCACAGCACCACTGGGCAGGGGGGCAGGGTGGAGATCAGAGTGGAGTAAATTTGTGCTTGAGGGACACAAACAGCATCTCTCCTACGAGACACtggctgtggagctgcagaTAGCTCTGAAGagcaaagctgctgtgctgagtCATGGCTCAAAGCTCCACAGAGGTGCCAGGAGGCTGCCACCTTGCCAGCAGAATGTGGGgagcagctgcacagctcacCCTGCTCCTACATGGGAATGACAACTTCCACATGTTTTGGCAACAAAGCCACTCAGCAAGACACCCTCAACAACCTGCTCACCCTGGCAACAGCAAGGGTGCTCCCTGGCTGATGGCCAAGGCTGGTAAGAGCTCAGCTACTGGAAAAAACTCTGCATTGGGAAGGTGGCAGGAGGAGAAATGGAACACTAGCCTGggccagctgctgctccccctcctGGCCCATAGGTAACTCACCTTGGCCTTGTTCTGGACAGGCAAATACAGCTTGAACTCAGCTGGGAGCTCATCCTCTGAGTAGAGCCGGTCAGAGAAGTAGACCCGTCGGATGCGACAGTTGGCATGGATCTGAGAGTCGAAACAAAGAGTAGGTTCATTTTCCCCATGCTCATTCCACATCCAGCTTTGCTGTGATGCAGCAGCCTGGATGactcagctcagcagctggagaagaagaTTGCCAACCACTGCCTGCTGTGGGCAGGATGGTTCTCCTCACCTGAACCCTCAGGGTCTCAATGTAATTTGTCCCATAAGCCCGGCGTGTGAAGTCTGACAGGTTGAACTGGATTTGGTTCCAGCCATCATCCAGCCTCATTGGCATGGTGCAGATGAAAGGCTTCACCCGTGTTGTGCTCTGGTAGTTACTCGCACGGAAACGCCGGCGTACGTTCTTGTCATCCAGCACCTGGGGCAAGGAAGGAAAGCTGCTGAGTCTGGTGTCAGGGACCCCCGAGAGAGCAACTGATCCAGTCTCAGGCTGTACCTCTCTCTTAAGGAGGGCACAGAAGAAGTATTtgtaacacaggaaaaaaacccattctCAGGAATCGCCACAATTTGCCTGAGCTGCGTGATGCCCCCATAGCAAAACCCCCCTGAAACATCACAACAGCCAAGAATGCAAAACTGTTTGCTGCTCACCTGCACTTCAAAAGTGAAGTATTTCTTCAGGTTCTTGATGATCATCACTAGGAAAGGTAGCTTGATGCCCAGAGTCTTCTTTGGGTCAGCAGGACATGTGATGTATGTGGTACTGAGAGggacagaaaaatgcttttttttaggATCCCATGTGGCACAAAGCACACAAGCTGAATTCCAAGTCTCTCACTTGACCTAACACAGTCTTGgaggacaggaagaaaaagctaaTTGTGACTGCAGGATCTCAGCAACAGACAGGGCTTCCTGTAACAGGAGGAAGGGTTTCACAGGTAGCTGCAgggagaatgagaaaaaaaggccCATGGACAGCTTCACCTCCTGGGTTTCCAGTCCACTGTCAGCACTGTTTCTAAACCCAACCTCTTCCTACCCTTAGCTGAACCCCgcagagcacagcagaggcTCTGTGTGCTCTATATGGCTGGGAAAACAAAGGTCACGAGTCCTAGAAGTACACGTCACGCCTGGCAAGTTCCAAATCAACACATCTTGGGAGGAAAAGAAGTGTTGGCTCAGTCTCTCTGCAGAAGAGGAGTCTCTGCTGCCCTTATAAGGAGCGTCCTGCACTGAATCAGTGGAAGCCTGGAGACTTCTTCCCTGGAGAAGCCTGGAGACTCTGAACCCACTCATGGAGCTGGTGTCTCTCTCCTCGGTTGATGGAGACGAGGTTGCTAAGCAAAGCACCATAAGCAACTCCCCTCATAAATCTCCCTTTGATCTTCCTGCTCTTGGGAGAGCAGCAGTCACGTGGGGAGAGCAGAATGGGCCTAAGGCAATAAAAGACGCAGAATGCTGAGCGCTGCTTTCTCAGTTACTGCCAGCACTGACTGGGGACCTAGTACCAAATACAGCTTATTTCTCCAAGTGGTGGAAAAATAATGtgactttatttttatcttttatcgTTCAGCCTAATGGTGGATGAAAGAGACTTTAGCTCTACAAGCACACCCAAGGAAAGGCACAATACAGTCCCAGAGGACTTTCAATGATCTGACCTCAAATTCTTCAATTTACTGACAAAGAGATTGTTAGCTATGCACTGACATCTTCCACTCTGCTCCAGGGCCAAGCCCCCAGGGTACACTAGAGCAGAAGACACCTCCTCCTACCTGACATTAGTTCCTTCAATCTCCAGCACCAGTGACTGAATGTCGTTGTCTGTGATCCGCTTGATGTGGCCATTACGCACCTcaaagaaaagacagcacagacaTTACTTGAGAGGAAACAAGAGGCCTCCACAGCTCCATTGAGAGGGTGAAAAAGATCCCAGGAGGACCCATCTATGTTCACTTGGGTACTCTGGTCCTGCACATCATTGTTCCCAAGGCTTTTTTTCACTGCCCCAGAGTGCCAGGAAAGGAGGTTGTGGCCCAGCATGCTGCAGGGACACTGAGTGCAAGACTTTGAGCTATCAAAATATGCCACAGTGAACACAAATGACTCAAGTCTCATGTTAATTTGGGCCTCAAgcccaaataaacaaacagaaaagtgtCACAGCAAGCTCAAACTACAGTGGGCAAGCACAGAATCATGATGTGCTCTGCTGAGGGGCATGGGGATTTGGCTGCAGCCAGGTCCACACAGAGCTCAGGGAGGCCAGGGCTGGAACCTGGAGCCAACACAAATTCATTTTTCTCCACAAGCAATATGGCTGAATCACAGGGTctgaggatttatttttttaatgaagcagCTGAATTCCCATCAAATTAATCTCCATTTAAGGAGCACTTTTCCTAATTAAGCCCTCTGCCCTTCCCCGGTGCTGGATCAGCAAATTGCAATGCTCCTTCCAACCCCAGGAACAAATTTCTTTAGCACTTATCACAGCTGCTAATATACAGGATACATTAAGCTTCTAACAGGATGGTTCCAGTCATAAActacaaaattatttacagaaacagGTAAGAAACAGATAAGCCCTCAGAGCAGTCCACACTGCCCACCAGCCCAGTTCTACACTAGGCAGCTTCAAGAAACCTCAATCTTGAtcatgcagcagctgctgataaACACCAGAGTGCAGCTCACCCTGCCACCAGGCTACTCTTAACCATGCTTCAAGCCTCCACAGATACTTCCAGAAAACAGTAAGCTTGGCGATCTCCCCTTTGCATCAAACTCCCACAGATGTATAGGTCTCTTCAGGAGAAAGCTACCGCATAAAGTCTGGACGAGTTGCCCCCCtttatggttgtttttttgttttttgttttttttttccagtagcaGAGAAAATGGGTACATGTGCTTTAAACCAGCTAGTCAGCAGTGTTTCTATCTGCAACCAGGTCCCCTTCCTTAGCCTGTGAAGGCTTTCCTTCCCC
Proteins encoded in this region:
- the CFAP20 gene encoding cilia- and flagella-associated protein 20; protein product: MFKNTFQSGFLSVLYSIGSKPLQIWDKKVRNGHIKRITDNDIQSLVLEIEGTNVSTTYITCPADPKKTLGIKLPFLVMIIKNLKKYFTFEVQVLDDKNVRRRFRASNYQSTTRVKPFICTMPMRLDDGWNQIQFNLSDFTRRAYGTNYIETLRVQIHANCRIRRVYFSDRLYSEDELPAEFKLYLPVQNKAKQ